One genomic region from Bradyrhizobium icense encodes:
- a CDS encoding MBL fold metallo-hydrolase yields the protein MKQLRIGDITIDAVIEREGPWRRPQDFFPAYDEAVFRHHLAGMEPEVFDAALGLMVITYQTFVVRTPRYTILVDTCTGEDKGHPPPFDFPGKERWRNELFALGISYEQVDYVFCTHLHIDHTGWNTTLRDGRWVPTFPNAKYIFHKREYAAWEAEHARGANPPGTVFRDNCLPIVEAGEAVLVDDDYALDDTVTLTPTPGHSPCHCCVNIFSKGKRAVVAGDLMHHVIQCREPEWSAKPDWDPKQSAVSRRKFFASVAGTDTLILPIHFPAPTVGLITADGDRFDYRFKRD from the coding sequence ATGAAGCAGCTCAGGATCGGAGACATCACCATCGACGCGGTGATCGAGCGCGAGGGGCCGTGGCGGCGGCCGCAGGATTTCTTCCCGGCTTACGACGAGGCGGTGTTCAGGCATCACCTCGCGGGCATGGAGCCCGAGGTGTTTGACGCTGCGCTGGGGCTGATGGTCATCACCTACCAGACCTTCGTGGTCCGCACGCCGCGCTATACCATTCTGGTCGATACCTGCACCGGCGAGGACAAGGGCCATCCGCCGCCATTCGATTTTCCCGGCAAGGAGCGCTGGCGCAACGAGCTGTTCGCGCTCGGCATCTCCTACGAGCAGGTAGACTACGTGTTCTGTACCCATCTGCACATCGACCACACCGGCTGGAATACCACGCTGCGCGACGGGCGCTGGGTGCCGACGTTTCCCAATGCCAAGTACATATTCCACAAGCGGGAATATGCGGCCTGGGAGGCGGAGCATGCCAGGGGCGCCAACCCGCCCGGCACGGTCTTCCGTGACAATTGCCTGCCGATCGTCGAGGCCGGGGAGGCCGTCCTGGTTGACGACGATTACGCGCTCGACGATACCGTTACGCTGACGCCGACGCCGGGGCATTCGCCCTGTCATTGCTGCGTCAACATCTTCTCAAAGGGCAAGCGCGCGGTGGTGGCCGGCGATCTCATGCATCACGTCATCCAGTGCCGCGAGCCGGAATGGTCGGCCAAGCCAGACTGGGACCCGAAGCAATCAGCCGTCTCGCGGCGGAAATTCTTCGCCTCCGTTGCCGGCACCGACACGCTGATCCTGCCGATCCATTTTCCAGCACCGACAGTCGGCCTGATCACGGCTGACGGCGACCGCTTCGATTATCGATTCAAACGGGATTGA